From a region of the Nomascus leucogenys isolate Asia unplaced genomic scaffold, Asia_NLE_v1 Super-Scaffold_285, whole genome shotgun sequence genome:
- the COASY gene encoding bifunctional coenzyme A synthase isoform X2: MAVFRSGLLVLTTPLASLAPRLAPILTSAARLVNHTLYVHLQPGMSLEGPAQPQSSPVQATFEVLDFITHLYAGADVHRHLDVRILLTNIRTKSTFLPPLPTSVQNLAHPPEVVLTDFQTLDGSQYNPVKQQLVRYATSCYSCCPRLASVLLYPDYGIGEVPVEPLDVPLPSTIRPASPVARSPKQPVRGYYRGAVGGTFDRLHNAHKVLLSVACILAQEQLVVGVADKDLLKSKLLPELLQPYTERVEHLSEFLVDIKPSLTFDVIPLLDPYGPAGSDPSLEFLVVSEETYRGGMAVNRFRLENDLEELALYQIQLLKDLRHTENEEDKVSSSSFRQRMLGNLLRPPYERPELPTCLYVIGLTGISGSGKSSIAQRLKGLGAFVIDSDHLGHRAYAPGGPAYQPVVEAFGTDILHKDGIINRKVLGSRVFGNKKQLKILTDIMWPIIAKLAREEMDRAVTEDPIL; this comes from the exons ATGGCCGTATTCCGGTCGGGTCTCCTGGTGCTGACGACGCCGCTGGCCTCCCTGGCCCCTCGTCTGGCCCCCATCCTGACCTCGGCGGCCCGGCTGGTGAATCACACACTCTATGTACACCTGCAGCCGGGCATGAGCCTGGAGGGCCCGGCTCAGCCCCAGTCCAGCCCCGTGCAGGCCACGTTTGAGGTTCTTGATTTCATCACGCACCTCTATGCTGGCGCCGACGTCCACAGGCACCTGGATGTCAGAATCCTACTAACCAATATCCGAACCAAGAGCacctttctccctcccctgcccacctcaGTCCAGAATCTCGCCCACCCGCCAGAAGTCGTGTTGACAGACTTCCAGACCCTGGATGGAAGCCAGTACAACCCAGTCAAACAGCAGCTAGTGCGTTACGCCACCAGCTGTTACAGCTGTTGCCCGCGACTGGCCTCGGTGCTGCTATACCCCGATTATGGGATAGGAGAAGTGCCCGTGGAGCCCCTGGATGTCCCCTTACCCTCCACGATCAGGCCAGCTTCCCCCGTGGCCAGGTCTCCAAAGCAGCCGGTGCGTGGCTACTACCGTGGCGCTGTCGGTGGCACGTTTGACCGCCTGCACAACGCCCACAAGGTGTTGCTCAGTGTCGCGTGCATCCTGGCCCAGGAGCAGCTTGTGGTGGGAGTAGCAGACAAAGATCTGTTGAAGA GCAAGTTGCTCCCTGAGCTGCTCCAACCTTATACAGAACGTGTGGAACATCTGAGTGAGTTCCTGGTGGACATCAAGCCCTCCTTGACTTTTGATGTCATCCCCCTGCTGGACCCCTATGGGCCCGCTGGCTCTGACCCCTCCCTGGAGTTCCTGGTGGTCAGCGAGGAGACCTATCGTGGGGGGATGGCCGTCAACCGCTTCCGCCTTGAGAAT GACCTGGAGGAGCTTGCCTTGTACCAGATCCAGCTGCTGAAGGACCTCAGACATACAGAGAATGAAGAGGACAAAGTCAGCTCCTCCAGCTTCCGCCAGCGAATGTTGGGAAACCTGCTTCGGCCTCCATAT GAAAGGCCAGAGCTCCCCACGTGTCTCTATGTAATTGGGCTGACTGGCATCAGTGGCTCTGGGAAGAGCTCAATAGCTCAGCGACTGAAGGGCCTGGGGGCGTTTGTCATTGACAGTGACCACCTGGGTCATCGGGCCTATGCCCCAGGTGGCCCTGCCTACCAGCCTGTGGTGGAGGCCTTTGGAACAG ATATTCTCCATAAAGATGGCATCATCAACAGGAAGGTCCTAGGCAGCCGGGTGTTTGGGAATAAG AAGCAGCTGAAGATACTCACGGACATTATGTGGCCAATTATCGCAAAGCTGGCCCGAGAGGAGATGGATCGGGCTGTGACTGAGG